The genomic window CGATCTCGCGCGCGGCATCGATGACAATAATGTTCTGCGGTTGCGTGGCCGCTTCGGTGAGATAGCCTTGGCGCAAATGATCGCGGAAGGCGTCTCCCTGGCGTTCCATGCGATCACGCTCGCGCTGCATGCGGGCATCGGTGGTTTCCGGCGGCGCGTCGAGGACGATCGTGAGGTCGGGCAATAGGCCGCCGGTGGCGACCTTGCCGACTTTCCAGATATCGCCGGTGGGCAGTCCGCCGGCGTGTCCTTGATAGACGACGCTGGCGAGTAAGTAGCGATCGCTCAGTACTGTCTTGCCGGCCGCCAGCGCGGGGGCGATGATTTCTTCGACCAACTGCGCGCGCGACGCCATATAGAGCAACAATTCGCTCTTGCGCGAAATGGCCAGGCCTTCGGTATGAAGGAGCAGGTGGCGGATTTTTTCGCCGAGCGGCGTGGCACCCGGGTCGCGACAAGTGACGACGTT from Planctomycetia bacterium includes these protein-coding regions:
- the tmk gene encoding dTMP kinase produces the protein MRPLFISLDGADGVGKSTQIELLRAWLAARGQNVVTCRDPGATPLGEKIRHLLLHTEGLAISRKSELLLYMASRAQLVEEIIAPALAAGKTVLSDRYLLASVVYQGHAGGLPTGDIWKVGKVATGGLLPDLTIVLDAPPETTDARMQRERDRMERQGDAFRDHLRQGYLTEAATQPQNIIVIDAAREIAAVQSDIQAAVERVLTLPSRTIEG